From the Verrucomicrobiia bacterium genome, one window contains:
- a CDS encoding DUF1501 domain-containing protein, translating into MHSRFSIVSRRRFLGRVLPLGAWAALSSLTDVPLVVRRALAETSLGRRGRKLLFLFLRGGNDALNSVLPVGDDAYGPSIRPTLAIPTDPGLDYSAKGPCDFPESGPNRPTFDYGYALRSGNGFAALHPSLKFLAPLYNAGELAILHRVGYPQQSRSHFDSQNYWETGNPNDDFSRDGILYRTLIESGLTQTSPLTGVSFQSSLPLILRGSQAAMTNLSDPGRYSLRGIPNNAAGTAKAEAALRAALEAPLPDKRNRDLLHLQYRNLAETLSIFASLDFSEAGNTFRDAIATDGDTDPYHLFPTTNAKNGGYALHGNDPSKYVVPTGSSSFFARLKSAAIVLNKTDAIVAGTEFGGFDTHSDQGGVTGSHANLQRRIAWALYALQRYFTRYADRAHWSDVVVVTLSEFGRTTLQNDDAGTDHAEAGVMWVAGGALRGYGRSDHGSGLFGISPGDRANGQSVPWINGPNGSMFGVKRRYLKRAIDYRSVLGELIRDHLGASPDQLGRIIPGYRDPAEHLQSGGISGLDAARILGELNLVPTPPLQARRKSSVNGRSASG; encoded by the coding sequence ATGCACTCCCGGTTCTCGATCGTCTCCCGGCGCCGGTTCCTCGGCCGCGTCCTGCCCCTCGGCGCCTGGGCCGCCCTCTCCTCCCTCACCGACGTTCCGCTCGTCGTCCGACGTGCCCTCGCCGAAACCTCGTTGGGCCGACGCGGCAGGAAGCTGCTCTTCCTCTTCCTCCGCGGCGGGAACGACGCCCTCAACTCCGTCCTGCCGGTCGGCGACGACGCCTACGGCCCGTCCATCCGGCCCACGCTCGCCATCCCCACCGATCCCGGCCTCGACTACTCGGCCAAAGGCCCCTGCGACTTCCCCGAAAGCGGCCCCAACCGCCCCACCTTCGACTACGGCTACGCCCTGCGCTCAGGCAACGGCTTCGCCGCGCTCCATCCCTCCCTCAAGTTCCTCGCCCCCCTCTACAACGCCGGCGAACTCGCCATCCTCCATCGCGTCGGCTACCCCCAGCAGTCGCGTTCCCACTTCGACTCCCAGAACTACTGGGAGACCGGCAATCCCAACGACGACTTCAGCCGCGACGGCATCCTCTACCGCACGCTCATCGAGTCCGGGCTCACCCAAACCTCCCCCCTCACCGGCGTCTCCTTCCAGTCCTCGCTCCCCCTCATTCTCCGCGGCTCCCAGGCGGCGATGACCAACCTTTCCGACCCCGGCCGCTACAGCCTCCGCGGCATCCCCAACAACGCCGCCGGCACCGCCAAGGCGGAAGCCGCCCTCCGCGCCGCCCTCGAAGCCCCCCTCCCCGACAAGCGCAACCGCGACCTCCTCCACCTCCAGTACCGCAATCTCGCCGAGACCCTTTCGATCTTCGCCTCGCTCGACTTCAGCGAGGCGGGCAACACCTTCCGCGATGCCATTGCCACCGACGGCGACACCGACCCCTACCACCTGTTTCCCACCACCAACGCCAAAAACGGCGGCTACGCCCTCCATGGCAATGACCCCTCGAAATACGTCGTCCCCACCGGCAGCAGCAGCTTCTTCGCCCGGCTCAAGTCGGCCGCCATCGTCCTCAACAAAACCGATGCCATCGTCGCCGGCACGGAGTTCGGCGGATTCGACACCCACAGCGACCAAGGCGGCGTGACCGGTTCCCACGCCAACCTCCAACGCCGCATCGCCTGGGCCCTCTACGCCCTCCAACGCTACTTCACCCGCTACGCCGATCGCGCCCACTGGAGCGACGTGGTGGTGGTCACCCTCTCCGAGTTCGGGCGCACCACCCTCCAGAACGACGATGCCGGCACCGACCACGCCGAGGCGGGCGTCATGTGGGTGGCCGGCGGCGCCCTTCGCGGGTACGGCCGTTCCGACCATGGCTCCGGCCTGTTCGGCATCTCCCCCGGCGACCGTGCCAACGGCCAGTCAGTCCCCTGGATCAACGGCCCCAACGGCTCGATGTTCGGCGTCAAGCGTCGCTACCTGAAACGTGCCATCGACTACCGCTCCGTCCTCGGCGAACTCATCCGCGATCACCTCGGCGCCTCCCCCGACCAGCTCGGCCGCATCATCCCCGGCTACCGCGATCCCGCCGAACACCTCCAGTCCGGCGGCATCTCCGGCCTCGATGCCGCCCGCATCCTCGGCGAACTCAACCTGGTCCCCACTCCCCCCCTTCAAGCCCGACGCAAATCCAGCGTGAACGGAAGATCCGCATCCGGATGA
- a CDS encoding DUF1800 family protein, which yields MNSLLCRTVMVLSLLLIPAGPAASLPPADPFLDPVPPRLSLHPGPEAWRIEWTPYPHAETYRLLRAPAVVGPYVAETDRIEGLDWPVPVGGAMEFYQVEAVPLSPASLLTSIALSRLAYGPTPSELDRVRAIGPEAYLAEQLSPESIPEDLPHDRRTPSADWQFVTTTGTGSSSTLYIYLIASGEGYLDDLQLVAGTEPGAGPNLIRNGDFEEPLSGEDWVVGANHAASERTAAVRRSGQYALHLRASSPGSTRASAIVQTLTPSLSSSRSYTLSYWWRPSESRPAPLVIRLSGSGIVSQPGTLRDRLSEGSADLADLRAWHTLNAIHARRQLLQILLQFFDNHFVTQHSKSARYLDAYHSGGAEEYLATELEFRELERWRQVLLRPDGTFRELLTLSAESPAMILYLDTVNNRGGNGRIANENYARELLELFTFGADNGYDQWDIEQMARVWTGWSVRYVRPDQAANPFAPLSDLRRPGAAPNATRPNDLIGTWSLVFKDYNHDTGPKHLFYLVPPSGDPADPGVPRTYPARFGPQLAGLPYALTVPGLRGTNGIREGYQVLNHLADQPFTQEYLSVKLCRLFVHDDFHHGHYDYSAPDLSPEAALVKACMDAWAATEPKGQIRHVLTTLFASDPFRRHGAAQQKVKTPFEFAVSAVRALMTDPSQGAPATLVDPAALHDLMDRAGAMELFDRTDPDGYPESGPPWISAGTLAERIRFAQALLMPVASGYSARTGEVGFSLVHPLALVEQRLPAELRADSHAVADLFLGLLFPAEGRANLAFYRDLAVRFLDTSNDGVRSDPFARLATTGAPSPYEIRLRGMVALLLSLPLIHEQ from the coding sequence ATGAACTCCTTGCTGTGCCGGACGGTGATGGTCCTGAGTCTCCTGCTCATCCCGGCCGGCCCCGCCGCCAGCCTCCCACCCGCCGATCCGTTTCTCGACCCGGTTCCACCGCGGCTGTCCCTCCACCCGGGCCCGGAAGCCTGGCGGATCGAGTGGACGCCCTATCCCCACGCCGAAACCTATCGCCTGCTGCGTGCGCCTGCGGTCGTCGGTCCCTATGTCGCGGAAACCGACCGGATCGAAGGCCTCGATTGGCCGGTGCCCGTCGGCGGTGCGATGGAATTCTATCAGGTCGAGGCCGTCCCCCTCTCCCCGGCCAGTCTCCTTACCTCGATTGCACTAAGTCGCCTTGCCTACGGACCCACACCCTCCGAACTGGACCGCGTCCGCGCCATCGGCCCGGAAGCCTATCTCGCCGAGCAACTCAGTCCCGAGTCCATTCCCGAAGATCTCCCGCACGACCGGCGCACGCCGTCCGCAGACTGGCAGTTCGTCACGACAACCGGCACCGGATCCAGCTCGACGCTCTACATCTACCTCATCGCCTCCGGGGAAGGTTATCTCGACGACCTCCAACTTGTCGCCGGCACCGAACCTGGCGCCGGCCCCAACCTCATCCGCAACGGAGACTTCGAGGAACCGCTGTCCGGGGAGGACTGGGTGGTCGGCGCCAACCATGCCGCCTCGGAACGCACCGCCGCGGTGCGGCGTTCCGGGCAGTACGCGCTGCACCTGCGCGCCTCCTCCCCCGGATCCACCCGCGCCTCAGCCATCGTCCAGACCCTCACTCCCAGCCTCTCGTCGAGCCGCTCCTACACCCTGAGTTATTGGTGGCGCCCCTCCGAATCCCGGCCGGCGCCCCTGGTGATCCGCCTCTCCGGCAGCGGCATTGTCAGCCAGCCCGGCACCCTGCGCGACCGCTTGAGCGAGGGTTCGGCCGACCTTGCCGACCTGCGCGCCTGGCACACCCTCAACGCCATCCACGCCCGGCGCCAGCTCCTCCAGATCCTCCTCCAGTTCTTCGACAATCACTTCGTCACCCAGCACTCGAAATCCGCCCGGTATCTCGATGCCTACCACAGCGGCGGCGCCGAGGAGTATCTGGCAACGGAACTCGAGTTCCGGGAACTGGAACGCTGGCGCCAGGTGCTGCTCCGCCCCGACGGCACCTTTCGCGAACTTCTCACCCTCAGCGCCGAAAGCCCGGCGATGATCCTGTATCTCGATACCGTCAACAACCGCGGCGGCAACGGCCGCATCGCCAACGAAAACTACGCCCGCGAACTCCTCGAACTCTTCACCTTCGGCGCCGACAACGGCTATGACCAATGGGACATCGAACAGATGGCCCGCGTCTGGACCGGCTGGTCCGTCCGCTATGTCCGCCCCGACCAGGCCGCCAATCCCTTCGCCCCCCTCTCCGACCTGCGACGCCCCGGGGCCGCCCCCAACGCCACCCGCCCCAACGATCTCATCGGGACCTGGTCCCTGGTCTTCAAGGATTACAACCACGACACCGGCCCCAAGCATCTCTTCTATCTCGTCCCGCCCTCCGGGGATCCCGCCGACCCCGGGGTGCCACGCACCTACCCGGCCCGGTTCGGCCCCCAACTGGCCGGCCTTCCCTATGCCCTCACCGTGCCGGGCCTCCGCGGTACCAACGGCATCCGCGAAGGTTACCAGGTGCTCAACCACCTCGCCGACCAGCCGTTCACCCAGGAGTACCTCAGCGTGAAGCTGTGCCGCCTGTTCGTGCACGATGACTTTCATCACGGTCACTACGACTACTCCGCCCCCGATCTCTCCCCCGAGGCCGCTCTGGTGAAGGCCTGCATGGACGCCTGGGCCGCCACCGAACCCAAAGGGCAGATCCGTCATGTCCTCACCACCCTCTTCGCCTCCGATCCCTTCCGCCGTCACGGCGCCGCCCAGCAGAAGGTGAAGACCCCCTTCGAATTCGCGGTCAGCGCCGTCCGCGCCCTGATGACCGACCCGTCCCAGGGCGCCCCCGCGACCCTGGTCGATCCGGCCGCCCTCCATGATCTCATGGACCGCGCCGGCGCCATGGAACTCTTCGACCGCACCGATCCCGACGGCTATCCCGAGTCCGGCCCGCCCTGGATCAGCGCCGGCACCCTCGCCGAACGCATCCGTTTCGCCCAGGCCCTGCTCATGCCGGTGGCGTCCGGGTATTCCGCGCGGACGGGCGAGGTCGGCTTCAGCCTGGTCCATCCTCTGGCCCTCGTGGAACAACGGCTCCCCGCGGAACTCCGCGCCGATTCCCACGCCGTTGCCGATCTCTTCCTGGGCCTGCTCTTCCCCGCCGAAGGGCGCGCCAACCTGGCGTTCTACCGCGACCTCGCGGTGCGCTTCCTCGACACTTCCAACGACGGTGTCCGCTCCGATCCCTTCGCCCGGCTCGCCACCACCGGCGCCCCGTCGCCCTACGAAATCCGGCTGCGCGGCATGGTCGCACTCCTCCTCTCACTCCCGCTGATCCACGAACAATAG
- a CDS encoding ThuA domain-containing protein, producing MSAMRVTAGRGAIRGVAVVALALVLMGVGASGWAQGTTGGSGNEEERRPRVVFLIGEDEYFTWETLPVFAEEEIRSRGFEVRVIHADPGFKHRFPGLMEAMDGADLLVVSVRRRALAPEALETVRRHVAEGRPLVGLRTASHAFAPRGDEARHGASWETFDPEVLGGNYRGHHGSGPVTALRAAPEGEGHPVLAGIDWTGETSVGSLYRVRPLGEGARPLVVGAIPGQPEEPVAWLNLAGPRQARVFYTSLGHPEDFKRAAFRRLLLNGMFWAMGRAVPEAGVGAGSGEARYERLKPAAPPLEPAESARRFTVGDGLEWELLLSEPRIAQPLHISFDERGRLWLVEYRQYPEPAGLTLVSHDQFWRAVYDRVPPPPPNHFRGRDRISIHEDTDGDGRYDRHTVFVDGLNIATAVAVGRGGVWVLNPPYLLFYPDRDGDDVPDGDPEVHLEGFGLEDTHSVVNSLTWGPDGWLYAAQGSTVSGRVRRPGSDDEPVHTLGQNIWRYHPEQRRYEVFAEGGGNAFGLEIDDRGRIFSGHNGGNTRGFHYVQGGYLQKGFEKHGQLSNPHAFGYYPMMSHPNVERFTHTFVIYGGAALSGAFDGRLFGVEPMQGRVVMSEVQREGSTFRTRDVGHAVVSSDPWFRPVDIKHGPDGALYVADWYDFQINHWRNYQGNMDAGNGRVYRLREAGGRPVRAEDLGRASGTRLVALLSDPNRWVRHTALRVLGDRRDRSVTAMLREGLRSIDGPRALEHLWALHAVGGLDGEAARAGLRHGQAAVREWTVRLLGDEGRVPEGLFPGVLALAAGESNPEVRLQLAATARRLPTDQAMALVRGLLDRAEDADDARQPLMVWWAIEAHAAERGAVMALMDTATTWDRPLVRRHLLERIMRRYAMPGTPEDLMTCAEWLRRAPHAEARARLVAGFEQAFRDRSLAGLPGPLVEELAKAGGGSLALQLRTGRREALGAALGQVIDEGGDGGQRVQVIQTLGELREVGAIPSLMTAVDSSREPVRVAALAALSGFDRPEIGTAVVARLGDEGWATPATRTAALSLLTARPGWSVQLVEAVGAGRVDPGWVTLDWARRMVRHRDEGLRERIARRWPEAQRPVDTEKDGEIARWVRVIRGGSGDPYRGKVLFRAACGSCHRLFHDGGDIGPDLTPFRRDDLENLLLGIVNPSVEIREGYENLLVETRDDRSLSGFLVRQDERVLVMRGLDGQDVVLRRDEIAEMRGTGMSLMPEGLLDGMEDQEIRDLFAYLRSSQPLAN from the coding sequence ATGAGCGCGATGCGAGTGACGGCGGGGCGAGGAGCCATCCGTGGTGTGGCGGTGGTGGCATTGGCATTGGTGCTGATGGGGGTCGGGGCGTCGGGTTGGGCGCAGGGGACGACAGGCGGGAGCGGGAACGAGGAGGAGCGGCGTCCGCGGGTCGTGTTCCTGATCGGGGAGGACGAGTATTTCACGTGGGAGACGCTGCCGGTGTTTGCGGAGGAGGAGATCCGGTCGCGGGGATTCGAGGTGCGGGTGATCCACGCGGACCCGGGGTTCAAGCATCGGTTTCCGGGGTTGATGGAAGCGATGGACGGGGCGGATCTGCTGGTGGTCAGCGTGCGGCGGCGGGCGTTGGCGCCGGAGGCGCTGGAGACGGTGCGGCGGCATGTGGCGGAAGGGCGGCCGCTGGTGGGATTGAGAACGGCGAGCCATGCGTTTGCGCCGCGGGGCGACGAGGCGCGGCATGGGGCGTCCTGGGAGACCTTCGATCCGGAAGTGCTGGGTGGGAATTATCGCGGACATCATGGGTCGGGTCCGGTGACGGCACTGCGGGCGGCGCCCGAGGGGGAGGGACATCCGGTGCTGGCGGGGATCGACTGGACGGGGGAGACGAGCGTGGGATCGCTGTACCGGGTGCGTCCTCTGGGGGAGGGGGCGCGTCCGCTGGTGGTGGGGGCGATTCCGGGTCAGCCGGAGGAACCGGTGGCGTGGCTGAACCTGGCTGGGCCGCGCCAGGCGAGGGTGTTCTACACGTCGCTGGGGCATCCGGAGGACTTCAAGAGGGCGGCGTTCCGGCGGTTGCTGTTGAACGGGATGTTCTGGGCGATGGGGCGGGCGGTGCCTGAGGCGGGGGTGGGGGCCGGGTCGGGGGAAGCGCGATATGAGCGGTTGAAGCCGGCGGCACCGCCGTTGGAACCGGCGGAGAGTGCGCGGCGGTTCACGGTGGGGGACGGACTGGAGTGGGAGCTGCTGTTGAGCGAGCCGCGAATCGCGCAGCCGTTGCACATCAGTTTCGATGAGCGGGGGCGGCTGTGGCTGGTGGAGTACCGGCAGTATCCGGAGCCGGCGGGACTGACGTTGGTGAGTCACGATCAGTTCTGGCGGGCGGTGTACGACCGGGTGCCGCCGCCGCCGCCGAACCACTTCCGGGGGAGGGACCGGATTTCGATCCACGAGGACACCGACGGCGACGGGCGGTATGACCGGCACACGGTGTTTGTGGACGGGTTGAACATTGCCACGGCGGTGGCGGTGGGGCGGGGCGGGGTGTGGGTGTTGAACCCGCCGTACCTGTTGTTCTATCCGGATCGCGACGGGGACGATGTGCCGGACGGGGATCCCGAGGTGCATCTGGAGGGATTCGGACTGGAGGACACGCATTCCGTGGTGAACAGCCTGACCTGGGGTCCGGACGGATGGCTGTACGCGGCGCAGGGCAGCACGGTGTCGGGGCGGGTGCGGCGTCCGGGGAGCGACGACGAGCCGGTGCACACGCTGGGGCAGAACATCTGGCGGTATCATCCGGAGCAGCGCCGGTACGAGGTGTTTGCGGAGGGCGGGGGGAATGCGTTCGGGTTGGAGATCGACGATCGGGGGAGGATTTTCTCGGGTCACAACGGCGGGAACACGCGGGGTTTCCACTATGTGCAGGGCGGGTATTTGCAGAAGGGGTTCGAGAAGCACGGGCAGCTTTCGAATCCGCATGCGTTCGGGTACTACCCGATGATGAGCCACCCGAACGTCGAGCGGTTCACCCACACCTTCGTGATCTACGGAGGGGCGGCGTTGAGCGGGGCCTTTGACGGGCGGTTGTTCGGGGTGGAACCGATGCAGGGACGGGTGGTGATGAGCGAGGTCCAGAGGGAGGGATCGACGTTTCGGACACGGGATGTGGGCCATGCGGTGGTGTCGTCGGATCCGTGGTTCCGGCCGGTGGACATCAAGCACGGGCCGGACGGCGCGTTGTATGTGGCGGACTGGTACGACTTCCAGATCAACCACTGGCGCAATTACCAGGGGAACATGGATGCGGGGAACGGCCGGGTGTACCGGCTGCGCGAGGCCGGGGGGCGGCCGGTGCGGGCGGAGGATTTGGGACGGGCCAGCGGGACCCGGCTGGTGGCATTGCTGTCCGATCCGAACCGGTGGGTGCGGCACACGGCGTTGCGGGTGTTGGGGGACCGGCGGGACCGGTCGGTGACGGCGATGTTGCGGGAGGGATTGCGGTCGATCGACGGGCCGCGGGCGCTGGAGCATCTCTGGGCGTTGCACGCGGTGGGCGGGCTGGATGGCGAGGCGGCACGGGCAGGATTGCGCCATGGGCAGGCGGCGGTGCGGGAGTGGACGGTGCGGTTGCTGGGGGATGAAGGACGGGTGCCCGAGGGGTTGTTTCCCGGGGTGCTGGCGCTGGCGGCCGGGGAGTCCAATCCGGAAGTGCGTCTTCAACTGGCGGCCACGGCGCGGCGGTTGCCGACGGATCAGGCGATGGCCCTGGTGAGGGGGTTATTGGACAGGGCGGAGGATGCGGACGATGCGCGCCAGCCGTTGATGGTGTGGTGGGCGATCGAGGCCCACGCGGCGGAGCGGGGGGCGGTGATGGCGTTGATGGACACGGCGACGACCTGGGACCGTCCGCTGGTGCGGCGGCATCTCTTGGAGCGGATCATGCGGCGGTACGCGATGCCGGGGACGCCGGAGGACTTGATGACCTGCGCGGAGTGGCTGAGGCGGGCACCGCATGCGGAGGCGCGGGCGCGGTTGGTGGCGGGATTCGAGCAGGCGTTCCGGGATCGCAGTCTGGCGGGGTTGCCGGGGCCGCTGGTGGAGGAATTGGCGAAGGCCGGGGGCGGCTCGCTGGCCCTGCAGTTGCGGACGGGGCGGCGCGAGGCGCTGGGTGCGGCGCTGGGGCAGGTGATCGACGAGGGGGGGGACGGAGGGCAGCGGGTGCAGGTGATCCAGACGCTCGGGGAACTCAGGGAGGTTGGGGCGATCCCGTCCCTGATGACCGCGGTGGATTCGTCCCGTGAACCGGTCCGGGTGGCCGCCCTGGCTGCGCTGTCGGGGTTCGACCGTCCGGAGATCGGGACGGCGGTGGTGGCGAGACTGGGCGATGAGGGGTGGGCGACACCGGCGACACGGACGGCGGCTCTGAGTCTGTTGACGGCGCGGCCGGGATGGTCGGTGCAACTGGTGGAGGCGGTCGGGGCGGGCCGGGTGGACCCGGGTTGGGTGACGTTGGATTGGGCGAGGCGGATGGTCCGGCACCGGGATGAGGGGTTGCGGGAGAGGATTGCGCGGCGCTGGCCGGAGGCGCAGCGGCCGGTGGACACGGAGAAGGACGGGGAGATTGCGCGGTGGGTGCGGGTTATTCGCGGAGGGTCCGGGGATCCGTACCGGGGCAAGGTGCTGTTCCGGGCCGCGTGCGGGAGCTGCCATCGGTTGTTTCATGATGGGGGGGACATCGGGCCGGATCTGACACCGTTCCGGCGGGACGACCTGGAGAACCTGCTGCTGGGGATTGTGAATCCGAGTGTGGAGATCCGGGAGGGGTACGAGAACCTGCTGGTGGAGACGCGGGACGACCGGTCGTTGAGCGGATTCCTGGTGCGGCAGGACGAGCGGGTGCTGGTGATGCGCGGCCTGGACGGGCAGGACGTGGTGTTGAGGCGCGACGAGATTGCGGAGATGCGGGGCACGGGGATGTCGCTGATGCCGGAGGGGCTGCTGGACGGGATGGAAGACCAGGAGATCCGCGACCTGTTCGCCTACCTGCGGAGCAGTCAGCCGCTGGCGAATTGA
- the uvrB gene encoding excinuclease ABC subunit UvrB — protein sequence MRFELEAPYEPAGDQPAAIEALTAGLEKGHRHQVLLGVTGSGKTFTVANVIQQVQRPTLVISHNKTLAAQLYAEFKGFFPRNAVEYFVSYFDFYQPEAYLPRTDTFIEKDSSINENIERLRLSTMSSLLSRQDTIVVASVSCIYGIGSKDDYEAMLFPVVTGAEMSRETLLGRLVDLQYSRNDIAFERGEFRVRGDTVELRPAASEDAVRIEFFGDQVERITRFEPLTGQATETLTALTIFPGKQFVTPLDKMKRAILTIREELGERVAWFEKHGKLIEAQRIKMRTEYDLEQMEELGFCSGIENYSRHIAARPPGSRPFCIIDFFPRDYLLVIDESHATVPQIGGMYAGDMARKKVLVDHGFRLPSALDNRPLGFEEFQGMQPDTLYVSATPGAREMEWAGGRVVEQIVRPTGLVDPEVVVRPLKGQIDDLIEEARRCVEAGERVLVTTLTKRTAEELTDYLRDLGIRVRYLHSEIDAIERVEILRALRKGEFDVLVGINLLREGLDLPEVALVAILDADKEGYLRSTTSLMQTAGRAARHLKGRVILYADVRTGSIDRFLTISAHRRQRQLDHNREHGIVPRSVQRAVEEGLAPGQAENSRAIGVIRDAGGNYDVVETLRELEAEMIEASNGLEFEKAALLRDQIQALKQGSGLGGDGGGGREMTYPKGRGRRGKRR from the coding sequence GTGCGATTCGAACTGGAGGCACCGTACGAGCCGGCGGGGGACCAACCGGCGGCGATCGAGGCGTTGACGGCGGGGTTGGAGAAGGGGCACCGGCACCAGGTGCTGCTGGGGGTGACGGGCTCGGGGAAGACGTTCACGGTGGCGAACGTGATCCAGCAGGTGCAGCGGCCGACGCTGGTGATCTCGCACAACAAGACGCTGGCGGCGCAGTTGTACGCGGAGTTCAAGGGGTTCTTCCCGCGGAACGCGGTGGAGTATTTCGTGAGCTACTTCGACTTCTACCAGCCGGAGGCGTACCTGCCGCGGACGGACACGTTCATCGAGAAGGATTCGAGCATCAACGAGAACATCGAGCGGCTGCGGCTTTCGACGATGAGTTCGCTGCTGTCGCGGCAGGACACGATCGTGGTGGCGAGTGTGTCGTGCATTTACGGCATTGGGAGCAAGGACGACTACGAGGCGATGTTGTTTCCGGTGGTGACCGGGGCGGAGATGAGCCGGGAGACCCTGCTGGGGCGGCTGGTGGATCTGCAATACAGCCGGAACGACATCGCCTTCGAGCGCGGGGAATTCCGGGTGCGTGGGGACACGGTCGAGTTGCGGCCGGCGGCGAGCGAGGACGCGGTGCGGATCGAGTTTTTCGGGGACCAGGTGGAGCGGATCACGCGGTTCGAGCCGCTGACGGGGCAGGCGACGGAGACGCTGACGGCGCTGACGATTTTCCCCGGGAAGCAGTTTGTCACGCCGCTGGACAAGATGAAGCGGGCGATCCTGACCATCCGGGAGGAGTTGGGGGAGCGGGTCGCGTGGTTCGAGAAGCACGGGAAGCTGATCGAGGCGCAGCGGATCAAGATGCGGACGGAGTACGATCTGGAACAGATGGAGGAGCTGGGGTTCTGCTCGGGGATCGAGAACTATTCGCGGCACATTGCGGCGCGGCCACCGGGGTCGCGGCCGTTCTGCATCATCGACTTCTTTCCGAGGGACTACCTGCTGGTGATTGATGAATCGCACGCGACGGTGCCGCAGATCGGGGGGATGTACGCGGGGGACATGGCGCGGAAGAAGGTGCTGGTCGATCACGGGTTCCGGTTGCCGAGCGCGCTGGACAACCGGCCGTTGGGGTTCGAGGAGTTCCAGGGGATGCAGCCGGACACGCTTTATGTGAGTGCGACGCCCGGGGCGCGGGAGATGGAGTGGGCCGGGGGGCGGGTGGTGGAGCAGATTGTGCGACCGACCGGACTGGTGGATCCGGAGGTGGTGGTGCGCCCCCTGAAGGGTCAGATCGACGACCTGATCGAGGAGGCCCGACGCTGTGTGGAGGCGGGGGAACGGGTGCTGGTGACAACGCTGACGAAGCGGACGGCGGAGGAGTTGACGGATTACCTTCGGGACCTGGGGATCCGGGTGCGGTATCTGCACAGCGAGATCGATGCGATCGAGCGGGTGGAAATCCTGAGGGCGCTGAGGAAGGGGGAGTTCGACGTGCTGGTGGGGATCAATCTGCTGCGGGAGGGCCTGGACCTGCCGGAGGTGGCGCTGGTGGCGATTCTGGATGCGGACAAGGAGGGCTATCTGCGGTCCACGACGAGTCTGATGCAGACGGCGGGGCGGGCGGCGCGGCATCTCAAGGGGCGGGTGATTCTCTATGCGGACGTGCGGACAGGGAGCATCGACCGGTTCCTGACGATTTCGGCGCACCGGAGGCAGCGGCAGCTCGACCACAACCGGGAACACGGGATCGTGCCGCGGAGCGTGCAACGGGCGGTCGAGGAGGGATTGGCGCCGGGACAGGCGGAGAATTCGCGGGCGATCGGGGTGATCCGGGATGCGGGCGGGAACTACGACGTGGTGGAGACCCTCCGGGAACTCGAGGCGGAGATGATCGAGGCGTCGAACGGGCTCGAGTTCGAGAAGGCGGCCCTGTTGCGGGACCAGATCCAGGCGCTGAAGCAGGGGAGTGGGTTGGGAGGCGACGGGGGAGGGGGGCGTGAGATGACGTATCCGAAGGGGCGCGGACGGAGGGGCAAACGACGATGA
- a CDS encoding peptide chain release factor-like protein has product MRRMEALGVAPADFDETFVRSSGHGGQNVNKTSTCVVLVHRATGTQVRCQDTRQQGRNRALAWRLMIEKLEAERVRRADEERARREKQRRRNRPRSRRSKARILADKARRGEKKAGRRPVGTD; this is encoded by the coding sequence ATGCGCCGAATGGAGGCGTTGGGGGTGGCTCCGGCGGACTTCGATGAAACGTTCGTGCGATCCAGCGGGCACGGGGGTCAGAACGTGAACAAGACCTCGACCTGCGTGGTGCTGGTGCATCGGGCCACCGGCACCCAGGTGCGATGTCAGGACACGCGCCAGCAGGGGCGCAACCGGGCGCTCGCCTGGCGCCTCATGATCGAGAAGCTCGAGGCCGAGCGGGTGAGGCGGGCGGATGAGGAGCGGGCTCGACGGGAGAAGCAGCGTCGCCGCAACCGGCCGCGGAGCCGTCGATCCAAGGCGCGCATCCTGGCCGACAAGGCGCGGCGCGGGGAGAAGAAGGCGGGACGACGCCCGGTGGGAACGGACTGA